A window from Catalinimonas alkaloidigena encodes these proteins:
- the miaA gene encoding tRNA (adenosine(37)-N6)-dimethylallyltransferase MiaA produces MSSQHLIVVVGPTAVGKTALSVQLAQHFGCEILSADARQFYREMAIGTAKPTPEEQSGVPHHFVDSLSIQDAYSVGAFEREALATLAHLYQRYPVALMTGGSGLYVRAVTEGLDEVPPAAPQLREQLTDRWQQEGLASLTDELCRRDPDYCLTADLQNPHRVIRALEVCLSTGRPFSSFRRATPQARPFRVHKIGLTLPRETLYARIDRRVELMLEAGLQQEAEALFPYRHLTALQTVGYQEIFGWMEGHYDWDEAVRLLKRNTRRYAKRQLTWFRKDPHVRWYAPQDRDEIVSWLTNAMR; encoded by the coding sequence ATGTCGTCACAGCACCTGATCGTGGTCGTAGGGCCTACGGCCGTAGGAAAAACGGCCCTTTCGGTCCAATTAGCGCAACACTTCGGCTGCGAAATCCTTTCGGCCGATGCCCGGCAATTCTACCGCGAAATGGCCATCGGTACGGCAAAACCTACCCCGGAAGAGCAAAGCGGCGTGCCGCACCACTTTGTCGATTCCCTTTCCATTCAGGATGCCTACAGCGTCGGAGCGTTTGAGCGCGAGGCGCTGGCCACCCTGGCCCACCTGTACCAGCGCTACCCGGTCGCGCTGATGACGGGCGGCTCCGGACTCTACGTGCGCGCCGTTACCGAAGGCCTCGACGAAGTGCCTCCCGCAGCTCCCCAACTGCGCGAGCAACTGACCGACCGCTGGCAACAGGAAGGCCTTGCGTCGCTCACGGACGAACTCTGCCGACGCGATCCGGACTACTGCCTCACCGCCGATCTGCAAAATCCGCATCGGGTCATTCGGGCGCTGGAAGTGTGTCTCAGTACCGGGCGGCCCTTTTCCTCGTTTCGGCGGGCCACCCCGCAGGCGCGGCCGTTTCGCGTGCACAAAATCGGGTTGACGCTGCCCCGCGAAACCTTGTACGCGCGCATCGACCGGCGTGTCGAGCTGATGCTGGAAGCCGGACTGCAACAAGAGGCCGAAGCGCTGTTTCCCTACCGCCACCTGACGGCCCTGCAAACCGTCGGGTACCAGGAAATTTTCGGCTGGATGGAGGGGCATTACGATTGGGACGAAGCCGTACGTCTGTTAAAGCGCAACACCCGCCGTTACGCCAAGCGGCAACTGACCTGGTTCCGGAAAGACCCGCACGTACGCTGGTATGCGCCTCAGGACCGGGACGAAATCGTCTCCTGGCTCACGAACGCCATGCGGTAG
- a CDS encoding sterol desaturase family protein, translating into MRNVWKLPFFDRVGTPVLAGIAAVAFGLETWFALRARKVARRTRLQTNALVAVPGLSAMRLVLVPTLAAAARWFPRFGLVRRWPEPLRAWVSFLLLDYVAYLWHLANHRSSLLWRFHNVHHSDVDMDVSTAWRFHFGEMLLGSLFRGAGVVLIGPTPRMVVLYELALEASTAFHHSNTRLPYVLERFLTWLIVTPRMHGIHHSVVQRETNSNYSSLLTVWDRLHQTLRLNVPQDALVIGVPSYQDPSEQTPAYLLRLPFAPQRPWQWPDGSVPDRTQSSPAPPHVLLP; encoded by the coding sequence ATGCGCAACGTTTGGAAACTTCCTTTTTTCGACCGTGTCGGCACGCCCGTGCTGGCGGGCATCGCCGCCGTTGCCTTCGGACTGGAGACGTGGTTTGCACTACGGGCTCGCAAAGTGGCGCGGCGGACGCGCCTGCAAACCAATGCGTTGGTCGCGGTGCCGGGCCTGAGTGCCATGCGGCTGGTGCTGGTCCCGACCCTGGCGGCGGCGGCCCGGTGGTTTCCCCGCTTCGGGCTGGTGCGCCGGTGGCCGGAGCCTCTCCGGGCGTGGGTGTCGTTTCTGCTGCTCGATTACGTGGCGTACCTGTGGCACCTTGCCAACCATCGGTCTTCGTTGCTGTGGCGGTTCCACAACGTGCATCACAGCGATGTCGACATGGATGTCTCGACCGCGTGGCGCTTTCATTTCGGTGAGATGCTGCTCGGCAGTTTGTTCCGCGGCGCCGGGGTGGTGCTGATCGGCCCTACTCCCCGGATGGTGGTGTTGTACGAGTTGGCGCTGGAAGCGTCCACGGCGTTTCACCACAGCAACACGCGCCTGCCCTATGTCCTGGAGCGTTTCCTGACGTGGCTGATCGTGACGCCGCGCATGCACGGCATTCACCATTCCGTGGTGCAACGCGAAACCAACAGCAACTACTCCAGCCTGCTGACGGTCTGGGACCGGTTGCACCAGACCCTGCGCCTCAACGTGCCGCAAGACGCCCTCGTGATCGGCGTACCCTCTTATCAGGACCCGTCCGAACAAACGCCTGCCTATCTGCTGCGCCTTCCCTTTGCCCCGCAGCGCCCCTGGCAATGGCCCGACGGCTCCGTACCGGACCGGACCCAGTCTTCGCCTGCACCGCCCCACGTGCTTCTGCCCTGA
- a CDS encoding RNA polymerase sigma factor has protein sequence MPYYLDAHHDAHLWQLFLDGEKAAFATLYQRYYPPLYRYGLKLAKDPERVQEAIQEIFSRLWNNRLQGQAVTSVRAYLYTALRRTLARSYGRFWREVHWEEGTHGEPSLELSPEDLTIEEESYRLKRDRLLAVINSLPSRQREAIYLKFYENLTHDEIAAVMDVNTQSITNLVYRAMHTLRKSETLKRLQSSVFLLLVLLLHS, from the coding sequence ATGCCTTACTACCTCGATGCTCACCACGATGCCCACCTTTGGCAACTGTTTCTCGACGGCGAGAAGGCTGCGTTCGCCACGCTTTACCAACGGTATTACCCGCCGCTCTACCGCTATGGACTGAAGCTGGCCAAAGACCCGGAACGGGTGCAGGAAGCCATTCAGGAAATCTTTTCGCGTCTTTGGAACAACCGCCTCCAGGGGCAAGCCGTCACTTCGGTCCGTGCTTACCTGTATACCGCCCTGCGCCGTACCCTGGCCCGCAGTTACGGCCGTTTCTGGCGCGAGGTGCACTGGGAAGAAGGCACCCACGGCGAACCTTCGCTCGAACTGTCGCCGGAAGACCTGACCATCGAAGAAGAATCGTACCGGCTGAAACGCGACCGTTTGCTGGCCGTGATCAACAGCCTGCCCTCCCGCCAGCGCGAAGCCATCTACCTGAAGTTTTACGAGAACCTGACGCACGACGAAATCGCGGCCGTGATGGACGTCAATACCCAGTCGATTACCAACCTGGTGTACCGCGCCATGCATACGCTGCGCAAAAGCGAGACGTTGAAACGCCTGCAGAGCAGTGTCTTTCTGCTGCTGGTGCTTTTGCTGCACAGCTAA
- a CDS encoding FecR family protein encodes MKPDRYQLDDFIADPSFRNWVNQTNAADMQRWEVWLAAHPEKRDLAESAAELIRGLRLERPAVSPALVQAQWEALQPRLQTRPLQPATPRFQTWHMAAALALVCTLAIVGWQVTRWLGPVEYATDFGQVEELTLPDGSHVVLNGNSTLRLHDDWTGEAPREVFLTGEAFFEVTKRQSAQGAVKFIVHTDQLDVEVLGTEFNIRQREQRTRVVLESGKIRLTLTDQPDSLPAIEMQPGDLIEYAGGNRLIQQVTQPTQYSTWKERYLVFDNTPMREIIEILEQDYGLQVTVKDPALLTETLTGKAPTATVDDLLASLASVFEIKMHREDNKVYLE; translated from the coding sequence TTGAAACCTGATCGTTATCAACTGGATGATTTTATCGCTGACCCGTCGTTCCGCAACTGGGTCAATCAGACGAACGCTGCCGACATGCAACGGTGGGAAGTCTGGCTGGCGGCCCATCCGGAGAAGAGAGACCTGGCAGAATCGGCAGCCGAACTGATCCGGGGTCTCCGGCTGGAACGCCCCGCCGTTAGTCCGGCGCTGGTTCAGGCGCAATGGGAAGCCTTGCAGCCCCGTTTGCAAACCCGTCCGCTCCAGCCCGCCACCCCGCGTTTCCAGACCTGGCACATGGCTGCAGCACTGGCGCTTGTCTGCACGCTGGCAATCGTGGGCTGGCAGGTCACGCGTTGGCTCGGTCCGGTCGAGTACGCGACCGACTTCGGACAGGTGGAAGAACTCACGCTGCCCGATGGTTCGCACGTCGTACTCAACGGAAATTCTACCCTGCGGCTGCACGACGACTGGACCGGCGAGGCGCCCCGCGAAGTATTTCTGACGGGCGAAGCGTTTTTCGAAGTCACCAAGCGGCAGTCGGCACAGGGCGCGGTCAAGTTTATCGTCCACACCGATCAGCTGGATGTGGAAGTGCTCGGCACCGAATTCAACATCCGCCAGCGTGAACAGCGCACCCGCGTCGTACTGGAATCGGGCAAAATCCGGCTTACCCTGACCGACCAGCCGGATTCGCTTCCGGCCATCGAGATGCAACCGGGCGATCTGATCGAATACGCGGGGGGAAACCGGCTCATCCAGCAGGTAACGCAGCCCACCCAATACAGCACCTGGAAGGAGCGCTACTTAGTGTTTGACAACACCCCCATGCGCGAAATCATCGAGATTCTGGAGCAGGATTACGGCCTGCAAGTGACGGTAAAAGATCCGGCGCTGCTGACCGAAACCCTGACGGGCAAAGCCCCTACCGCTACGGTAGACGACCTGCTGGCCTCGCTGGCCAGTGTGTTTGAAATCAAAATGCACCGCGAAGACAACAAGGTGTATCTGGAGTAG